One Oscillospiraceae bacterium genomic region harbors:
- a CDS encoding MFS transporter gives MAKRAQNRGPYILAAGAAAQLLTGIPAAWGVFQQPVMQGYGFSRGQAMLAFAVLVAAYGVGCAIGGLLQDAHGPRFAGLWGTALLAGGFFAASLVPVANAVLFLLVYSLPAGLGSAFLAPAVLACAQKWYKDKKGWATGVAGVAMGLSGAFFTLFVKGVGGAWGIRVCFAALGAVMLVICGAGALILQDPPAPATSGNPQPGLDWPRMVRTTQYKLCVAAVALSAPAVLLFSPEIFKIATERGLPEAAAPCSIVLGSAASAAGRLLLPACSDKLGRKPVLYAVYLGLAAGSVWFAFAAEWWVLAAYAVLTFFYSGGAAVQPAFNTDLFGLPHAGVNYGFIALGMSGGSLVSYIGSQALPLAARHWLAGACAVAGLVCVRLVKPCQIS, from the coding sequence GCGGCGGCACAGCTGCTTACCGGCATCCCGGCGGCGTGGGGCGTGTTCCAGCAGCCGGTCATGCAGGGGTATGGGTTCAGCCGTGGGCAGGCGATGCTGGCCTTTGCGGTGCTGGTGGCGGCCTACGGTGTGGGCTGCGCGATAGGCGGCTTATTGCAGGACGCCCACGGCCCGCGCTTTGCCGGGCTTTGGGGTACGGCGCTGCTGGCGGGGGGATTCTTTGCGGCTTCGCTGGTACCGGTTGCCAACGCGGTGCTGTTTTTGCTGGTGTACAGCCTGCCCGCGGGGCTGGGCAGTGCGTTTTTGGCCCCGGCGGTGCTGGCCTGCGCGCAAAAGTGGTACAAGGACAAAAAAGGCTGGGCCACCGGCGTGGCCGGGGTGGCGATGGGCTTGTCCGGCGCGTTTTTTACGCTGTTTGTGAAAGGTGTGGGCGGTGCCTGGGGCATCCGCGTTTGCTTTGCGGCCCTGGGAGCCGTGATGCTGGTAATCTGCGGCGCGGGAGCGCTGATTTTGCAAGACCCGCCCGCCCCGGCAACGTCCGGCAACCCCCAGCCCGGGTTGGATTGGCCCCGGATGGTGCGTACGACCCAATATAAGCTGTGCGTGGCGGCGGTGGCGCTGTCCGCCCCGGCGGTGCTGTTGTTCAGCCCGGAGATCTTCAAAATTGCCACCGAGCGCGGTCTGCCCGAAGCTGCTGCGCCCTGCAGCATCGTGTTAGGTTCCGCCGCCAGTGCGGCGGGGCGCCTGCTGCTGCCCGCCTGCAGCGACAAGCTGGGCCGCAAGCCGGTGCTGTATGCGGTGTATCTGGGCCTGGCGGCGGGGTCGGTGTGGTTTGCTTTTGCCGCCGAGTGGTGGGTGCTGGCGGCCTATGCGGTGCTGACGTTTTTCTACTCCGGCGGGGCGGCGGTGCAGCCTGCGTTCAATACCGACCTCTTCGGCCTGCCCCACGCGGGGGTGAACTACGGGTTTATCGCCTTAGGGATGAGCGGCGGTAGCCTCGTCAGTTATATCGGCAGCCAGGCTCTGCCGCTGGCTGCCCGGCACTGGCTGGCCGGGGCGTGTGCCGTGGCAGGGCTGGTTTGTGTCAGACTTGTAAAACCTTGCCAAATCAGTTGA
- a CDS encoding O-antigen ligase family protein, with product MQQTMQAQQLRRMAERSAVAFLLAVLCVYPLYIDKFSNLGVVKFTGVATLSWAFCLWLGALAAIGARPRAGRLPWRTDHGLWALGAVVATGVVSTVTSLSPAMSLWGLGGYYGGCMMVLFTAVGYLAVRAFAPQKLLNGLTFCVGITTALVTVLYVLNIFNIDLIGTYADTAVVERAQFFSTLGQKNFCSGFMAFALPLVFYAFLVARGARHTVLYGVPAFFGGLALAVVDADGLALGIGAAVLVLLCQKIFTTRTLRRLMVIGMFFFADAGWMQYMRTHVYTQGGKPILAAFGHYAQLGFAVCAVVWAVLFFALRSREIPLWKAGRVLTVIAVTLGVVLVVLANFMPGFPSLGKLDDLLVFNDDWGTYRGTAWRISWSAWTAQPFWRKLLGVGPGMMHTAVAQWAGADITARMKTFYAAHNEYLELLLTSGVLGLAAWVWFVAAHLRKAAQNWLRPGVAPVTLALVSYLAHAAVSIRVSMIFPEIMLLFGLLQVFCLPPEGEDAPIQPKGKKARQPVPNGNKAPAPGLIRTWIGPAAAAVVMMAVCGAASRMVFGFLY from the coding sequence ATGCAGCAAACCATGCAGGCCCAGCAGCTGCGGCGGATGGCGGAACGGTCCGCTGTCGCCTTTCTGCTGGCGGTGCTTTGCGTATATCCGCTTTATATCGATAAATTTTCCAACCTCGGCGTTGTCAAATTCACCGGCGTAGCCACTCTGTCCTGGGCGTTCTGCCTGTGGCTGGGGGCGCTGGCCGCCATCGGGGCGCGCCCCCGTGCGGGTCGCCTGCCCTGGCGCACCGACCATGGCCTTTGGGCGCTGGGGGCTGTGGTGGCCACGGGCGTGGTCTCTACCGTTACCTCGCTGTCGCCCGCCATGTCCCTGTGGGGGCTGGGCGGCTACTACGGCGGCTGCATGATGGTGCTGTTCACCGCCGTGGGTTACCTGGCCGTGCGGGCCTTTGCCCCGCAAAAACTGCTCAACGGCCTTACGTTCTGCGTGGGCATTACCACCGCGCTGGTCACGGTGCTGTATGTGCTTAACATTTTTAATATCGACCTTATTGGTACTTATGCCGATACCGCCGTGGTGGAGCGTGCCCAGTTCTTCTCCACCCTCGGCCAGAAAAACTTCTGCTCCGGCTTCATGGCCTTTGCACTGCCGCTGGTGTTCTATGCGTTTTTGGTGGCCCGCGGGGCGCGGCACACGGTGCTTTACGGTGTACCGGCATTTTTCGGCGGGCTGGCGCTGGCGGTGGTGGATGCCGACGGCCTGGCGCTGGGCATCGGCGCAGCGGTGCTGGTGCTGCTCTGCCAGAAGATTTTCACCACCCGCACCCTGCGGCGGCTGATGGTCATCGGCATGTTTTTCTTTGCCGACGCAGGCTGGATGCAGTACATGCGTACCCACGTCTACACCCAGGGCGGCAAGCCCATTCTGGCGGCCTTCGGCCACTATGCCCAGCTGGGTTTTGCAGTCTGCGCGGTGGTGTGGGCTGTGTTGTTCTTTGCCTTGCGCAGCCGCGAGATCCCGCTGTGGAAAGCAGGCCGCGTGCTGACGGTCATTGCAGTCACATTAGGCGTGGTGCTGGTGGTGCTGGCTAACTTTATGCCGGGCTTCCCGTCGCTGGGAAAGCTCGATGACCTACTGGTATTCAACGATGATTGGGGCACCTATCGCGGCACGGCCTGGCGCATCAGCTGGTCGGCCTGGACGGCGCAGCCTTTCTGGCGTAAGCTGCTGGGCGTTGGCCCCGGCATGATGCACACCGCCGTGGCCCAGTGGGCAGGGGCGGACATCACCGCCCGGATGAAAACGTTTTACGCTGCCCACAACGAGTACCTGGAGCTGCTGCTGACCAGTGGTGTGCTGGGCCTGGCAGCCTGGGTGTGGTTTGTGGCGGCGCACCTGCGCAAGGCCGCGCAAAACTGGCTGCGCCCCGGGGTCGCGCCGGTCACGCTGGCGCTGGTCAGCTACCTGGCCCACGCGGCGGTGTCTATCCGTGTGTCGATGATCTTCCCCGAGATCATGCTGCTGTTCGGGCTTTTGCAGGTGTTCTGCCTGCCGCCGGAAGGCGAGGACGCACCCATTCAGCCCAAGGGTAAAAAGGCCAGACAGCCTGTGCCGAATGGAAATAAGGCCCCGGCCCCCGGCCTCATCCGCACCTGGATCGGGCCTGCCGCAGCCGCCGTGGTGATGATGGCGGTCTGCGGCGCGGCCTCCCGCATGGTGTTTGGGTTCCTGTACTAA
- a CDS encoding GGGtGRT protein, with the protein MATFESQNRRMPKIEACLKANGLESLDACNEMLLAKGIDCDKIIRGIQPICFDNAVWAYTLGTAIAVKRGLKSAADCAAAIGEGLEAFTIPGSVAEQRKVGLGHGNLGAMLLHEDTHCFAFLAGHESFAAAEGAIGIARTANKVRKEPLRVILNGLGKDAAQIISRINGFTYVKTDYDFATGELKVVETIPYSDGERAAVKCYGANDVLEGVAIMKAEGVEVSITGNSTNPTRFQHLVAGTYKKWAIENGKKYFSVASGGGTGRTLHPDNVAAGPASYGLTDSMGRMHGDAQFAGSSSVPAHVEMMGLIGAGNNPMVGMTVACAVAASQANA; encoded by the coding sequence ATGGCAACTTTTGAATCCCAGAATCGCCGTATGCCCAAGATCGAGGCCTGCTTGAAGGCCAACGGCCTGGAGAGCCTCGACGCCTGCAACGAGATGCTGCTGGCCAAGGGCATCGACTGCGACAAGATCATCCGCGGCATCCAGCCCATCTGCTTCGATAACGCTGTCTGGGCTTACACCCTGGGCACCGCCATCGCTGTCAAGCGCGGCCTGAAGAGCGCTGCTGACTGCGCTGCTGCCATCGGCGAAGGCCTGGAAGCTTTCACCATCCCCGGCTCTGTTGCAGAGCAGCGTAAGGTCGGCCTGGGCCATGGTAACCTGGGCGCCATGCTGCTGCACGAGGACACCCATTGCTTCGCTTTCCTGGCTGGCCATGAGTCCTTCGCTGCTGCTGAGGGTGCTATCGGCATCGCCCGTACCGCCAACAAGGTTCGTAAGGAGCCCCTGCGTGTTATCCTGAACGGCCTGGGCAAGGACGCTGCTCAGATCATCAGCCGTATCAATGGCTTCACCTATGTCAAGACCGACTACGACTTCGCCACCGGCGAGCTGAAGGTCGTCGAGACCATCCCTTACTCTGACGGCGAGCGCGCTGCTGTTAAGTGCTACGGCGCCAACGACGTTCTGGAAGGCGTTGCTATCATGAAGGCTGAGGGTGTTGAGGTTTCCATCACCGGTAACTCCACCAACCCCACCCGTTTCCAGCACCTGGTTGCCGGTACCTACAAGAAGTGGGCTATCGAGAATGGCAAGAAGTACTTCTCCGTTGCTTCCGGCGGCGGCACGGGCCGTACCCTGCACCCGGACAACGTGGCAGCAGGCCCCGCTTCCTACGGCCTGACCGACTCCATGGGCCGTATGCACGGCGATGCTCAGTTCGCTGGTTCTTCCTCCGTCCCGGCTCACGTCGAGATGATGGGTCTGATCGGCGCCGGCAACAACCCGATGGTCGGTATGACTGTCGCCTGCGCTGTTGCTGCTTCTCAGGCCAACGCTTGA
- a CDS encoding linear amide C-N hydrolase, translated as MKLAARIAMGVLAVVAVAAVGFGALYTSRIQTANSIEKLTDYDDYNLYRMQVRYDYDLDKMIANTTADNQSFIDAAVKQALPLLPVSIKAPTFGCSAFHIQETGGDHLMGRNYDFKRDTSAMLVCTAPKGGYKSIAFAALDNLGANQADASTKAKIASLLAPFACLDGINEKGVSIAVLTLDSEPTKQDTGKPVLATTMAIRLVLDRAATTAEAVELLQQYDMFATSGRDYHFYITDAAGDGCVIEYDCDDPARPMVVTPSQQVTNFFVKYKENVLPNQKNGIYGHGRERYDAIEEVLDSNAGAITPDIAWQALQAASQKPNPKDVTSNTQWSILYDNTNCTATIALRRDWGNKTEIDLGDMTGF; from the coding sequence ATGAAACTTGCCGCCCGCATTGCTATGGGGGTGCTGGCTGTTGTGGCCGTGGCCGCTGTGGGCTTCGGCGCGCTGTACACCAGCCGTATCCAGACCGCAAATTCTATCGAAAAACTGACCGACTACGATGATTACAACCTCTATCGCATGCAGGTCCGCTATGACTACGACCTGGACAAGATGATCGCCAACACCACGGCGGATAACCAAAGCTTTATTGATGCAGCCGTCAAGCAGGCGCTGCCGCTGCTGCCCGTCTCCATCAAAGCGCCTACTTTCGGCTGCAGCGCCTTCCACATCCAGGAGACCGGCGGCGACCACCTGATGGGCCGCAACTACGACTTCAAGCGGGATACCTCGGCCATGCTGGTGTGTACCGCGCCCAAGGGCGGCTACAAATCCATCGCCTTTGCCGCGCTGGATAACCTGGGTGCCAACCAGGCCGATGCCAGCACCAAGGCCAAAATTGCCAGCCTGCTGGCACCCTTTGCCTGCCTGGACGGCATCAATGAGAAGGGCGTTTCCATTGCCGTGCTGACGCTGGACAGCGAACCAACCAAACAGGATACCGGCAAGCCGGTGCTGGCTACCACTATGGCCATCCGCCTGGTGCTGGACCGCGCCGCCACCACCGCCGAGGCCGTGGAGCTGCTGCAGCAGTACGATATGTTTGCCACCAGCGGCCGCGACTACCACTTTTACATCACCGATGCCGCCGGTGACGGCTGCGTGATCGAGTACGATTGTGACGACCCGGCCCGCCCGATGGTCGTGACCCCCAGCCAGCAGGTGACGAACTTCTTTGTGAAGTACAAGGAGAACGTCCTGCCCAACCAGAAAAACGGCATCTACGGCCATGGCCGCGAGCGGTACGACGCCATTGAGGAAGTGCTGGACTCGAACGCCGGAGCCATCACCCCCGACATTGCCTGGCAGGCACTCCAAGCTGCCAGCCAGAAGCCGAACCCCAAGGATGTGACCAGTAATACGCAATGGTCGATTTTGTATGATAATACAAATTGTACGGCAACCATCGCCCTGCGCAGAGATTGGGGGAACAAGACGGAGATTGATTTGGGAGATATGACAGGGTTTTAA
- a CDS encoding tRNA threonylcarbamoyladenosine dehydratase, which produces MLNQFSRTELLFGHEAMEKLYKSRVAVFGIGGVGGYTVEALARSGIGTLDLIDDDKVCLTNINRQILATRKTVGKYKVEVARDRILEINPDAVVNIYQTFYTPDTKDQFDFTQYDYVVDAIDTVTGKLAMIMQADAAGTPIISCMGAGNKINPAALEVADIYETSVCPLARVMRTELRKRGIKHLKVVYSKEKAITPVDDMAISCSQHCICPPGTARKCTQRRQVPGSTAYVPAVAGLIIAGEVINDLAGKQPEMVQN; this is translated from the coding sequence ATGCTCAATCAATTTTCTAGAACCGAATTGTTGTTTGGCCACGAGGCCATGGAAAAGCTGTACAAGTCCCGTGTGGCGGTCTTCGGCATCGGCGGCGTGGGCGGCTATACCGTCGAGGCGCTGGCCCGTAGCGGCATCGGCACGCTGGATCTCATCGATGATGATAAGGTCTGCCTGACCAACATCAACCGCCAGATTTTAGCCACCCGCAAGACCGTGGGTAAGTACAAGGTCGAGGTCGCCCGCGACCGCATTTTGGAGATCAACCCCGATGCCGTGGTCAACATCTACCAGACCTTCTACACGCCGGATACCAAGGATCAGTTCGACTTTACCCAGTACGACTACGTGGTCGACGCCATCGATACCGTCACCGGCAAGCTGGCCATGATCATGCAGGCCGATGCCGCCGGTACGCCCATTATCAGCTGTATGGGTGCGGGCAATAAGATCAACCCCGCCGCGCTGGAAGTGGCTGATATTTACGAGACGTCCGTCTGCCCGCTGGCCCGCGTCATGCGTACCGAGCTGCGCAAGCGGGGCATCAAGCACCTGAAAGTGGTCTACTCCAAGGAGAAGGCCATTACCCCCGTGGACGATATGGCCATCAGCTGCAGCCAGCACTGCATCTGCCCGCCGGGCACCGCCCGCAAGTGCACCCAGCGCCGCCAGGTGCCGGGCAGCACCGCCTACGTCCCCGCCGTGGCCGGGCTTATCATCGCAGGCGAGGTCATCAACGACCTGGCCGGCAAGCAGCCCGAAATGGTACAGAATTAA
- a CDS encoding transporter substrate-binding domain-containing protein — MRNSGTRKAMQTPIRKSICAMLCLLLLLSALLPVKAAAETAPAKVVRVGSFEDTFNYVNEKGVRKGYGYELLQTLSGYTGWQFEYVSCDWSDCFEKLKNSEIDIMGDISYTPDRAEEMLFSDEPMGEEKYYLYADLSREDITASDFKTLNGKTIGVLMGTEPEVMLTEWEEKYDLKTQHVNIANNEDVKQKLANREIDCFVSLEEAFWAELGISTITRVGSSGIYYAINKDRPDIKEELDSAMRALDESEPFYIADLYKRYFSLDYTPILTGEEKAWVKEHGAIKMGFLTSDSGVSTYDPATGEITGTITDYIQFAKDCLGNQELEFQMVGYDSKEAELDALKSGEIDMVFHFDQSPNLAEEYRVACTNTTWTSNMMAVTNKQHFDENQTNRVAVPQNKLSLTRYLAVYYPQWEIVDCATQEDAAKLVKDGQADCFVTGVSSQENYSKKYDFYSVPLPNPAKSCFAVNSGNRILLSILNKTIKAMPANMLTGALAMYKSAARKVTLGEFIRDNFVMVLLGGSIFVAVILLAILKLLQKARKAEAAARKAANDTQELNAKLQIAAENAESANRAKSTFLFNMSHDIRTPMNAIIGYADLAARHSDDPAKLKKYMKNIQVCGQNLLMLLNNVLDLARIENDKTEMEYSVSDVEKDFRNCIAMFRNQADSKNQTLTVTTHLLHPYIYADIPHLTEVCTNLVSNAVKYTGTGGTIRCDVTQKPCEKAGWCDTVITVADNGIGMSQEFQQRIFEPFERERTSTVSKVEGSGIGMGIVKKLVGLMGGTVEMESKIGVGSTFTVTIPSRIASEEEAQAKREINPSDKKCLCGTRILLTEDNDLNAEIAAELLQEEGCTVDRAKDGVECVDMLEKAANGTYQIILMDIQMPVMNGYDAARVIRRMGDPQKANIPIVAMTANAFSEDRQAALDAGMNDHIAKPIDMNILVSTLRKYL; from the coding sequence ATGAGAAACTCCGGAACGCGCAAAGCCATGCAGACCCCGATAAGGAAAAGCATCTGTGCAATGCTGTGCCTGCTGCTGTTGCTGTCAGCCTTGCTCCCCGTGAAGGCTGCCGCAGAAACCGCCCCCGCCAAGGTCGTCCGTGTCGGCTCGTTTGAGGACACCTTCAACTATGTCAACGAGAAGGGCGTAAGAAAGGGCTACGGCTACGAATTGCTGCAGACCTTATCCGGCTATACAGGCTGGCAGTTCGAGTATGTGAGCTGCGACTGGTCCGACTGCTTTGAAAAACTCAAAAACAGCGAAATCGACATTATGGGGGATATTTCCTATACGCCGGATCGCGCCGAGGAAATGCTGTTTTCGGACGAGCCGATGGGCGAAGAAAAATACTACCTCTACGCCGATCTTTCGCGCGAGGACATCACCGCTTCCGACTTCAAAACGCTGAACGGCAAAACAATCGGCGTTCTGATGGGAACCGAGCCGGAGGTGATGCTGACCGAATGGGAAGAAAAATACGACCTGAAAACGCAGCACGTCAACATCGCCAACAATGAGGATGTAAAGCAAAAGCTGGCAAACCGCGAAATCGACTGCTTTGTTTCGCTGGAAGAAGCCTTCTGGGCAGAGCTTGGCATCTCGACCATAACCCGCGTGGGAAGCTCCGGCATCTACTATGCAATCAACAAAGACCGCCCCGACATCAAGGAAGAACTGGACAGTGCAATGCGCGCGCTGGACGAATCGGAGCCTTTTTATATAGCGGATCTGTATAAACGGTATTTCTCGCTGGATTATACCCCCATCCTTACGGGCGAGGAAAAGGCGTGGGTCAAAGAACACGGTGCCATCAAGATGGGCTTTCTGACAAGCGACAGCGGCGTCAGCACCTATGACCCTGCCACAGGGGAGATTACCGGGACAATCACCGACTATATTCAGTTTGCCAAAGATTGTCTGGGCAATCAGGAACTGGAATTCCAGATGGTCGGTTATGACAGCAAAGAAGCGGAACTCGATGCGCTGAAATCTGGCGAAATCGACATGGTTTTCCATTTCGACCAGAGTCCCAATCTGGCGGAAGAGTACCGCGTTGCCTGCACCAACACAACGTGGACCTCCAACATGATGGCGGTCACGAACAAACAGCACTTTGACGAAAACCAAACGAACCGCGTTGCCGTTCCCCAAAACAAGCTCTCGCTGACAAGGTACCTTGCGGTTTATTATCCGCAGTGGGAAATCGTGGACTGTGCTACACAGGAGGACGCGGCAAAGCTGGTCAAGGACGGACAGGCGGACTGCTTTGTCACAGGGGTCAGCAGCCAGGAAAATTACAGTAAAAAATACGACTTTTACAGCGTTCCGCTGCCAAACCCCGCCAAATCCTGCTTTGCAGTCAACAGCGGAAACCGCATCCTGCTGTCCATCCTGAACAAAACGATCAAGGCCATGCCGGCCAATATGCTTACCGGCGCTCTGGCGATGTATAAAAGCGCCGCGCGGAAGGTTACCCTTGGCGAGTTTATAAGGGACAACTTCGTTATGGTTCTGCTGGGCGGCAGCATTTTTGTGGCAGTTATTCTGCTCGCGATCCTGAAGCTGCTTCAAAAGGCGCGCAAAGCCGAAGCTGCCGCAAGAAAAGCCGCCAACGACACGCAGGAGCTGAATGCAAAATTGCAGATCGCTGCGGAAAACGCCGAGAGCGCGAACCGCGCCAAATCCACCTTCCTGTTCAATATGTCGCATGACATCCGCACACCCATGAACGCCATTATCGGCTACGCAGACCTGGCCGCCCGACATTCGGACGACCCTGCCAAGCTGAAAAAATACATGAAGAACATTCAGGTGTGCGGGCAGAACCTGCTGATGCTGCTGAACAATGTGCTGGACCTTGCCCGCATCGAGAACGATAAGACGGAGATGGAGTATTCGGTTTCGGATGTCGAGAAGGATTTCCGGAATTGCATTGCCATGTTCCGGAATCAGGCAGACAGCAAGAATCAGACGCTTACGGTGACCACGCACTTGCTGCACCCGTATATCTATGCGGATATCCCGCACCTGACCGAGGTCTGCACAAACCTTGTCAGCAACGCTGTCAAATACACAGGAACCGGCGGCACGATCCGCTGCGATGTTACGCAGAAGCCCTGCGAAAAAGCGGGCTGGTGCGATACGGTGATTACGGTTGCCGATAACGGCATCGGCATGTCGCAGGAGTTCCAGCAGCGTATCTTTGAGCCGTTTGAACGGGAACGCACGTCCACCGTCAGCAAGGTGGAAGGCAGCGGCATCGGGATGGGCATCGTGAAAAAGCTGGTCGGGCTGATGGGCGGCACCGTGGAGATGGAGAGCAAAATCGGTGTCGGCTCCACGTTTACCGTGACTATTCCCAGCCGCATTGCGTCCGAGGAGGAAGCACAGGCAAAACGAGAAATCAACCCCTCGGACAAAAAGTGCCTGTGCGGTACAAGAATTCTGCTGACCGAGGATAACGACCTCAATGCGGAGATTGCCGCCGAGCTATTGCAGGAGGAAGGCTGCACGGTAGACCGCGCAAAAGACGGCGTGGAATGTGTGGATATGCTGGAAAAGGCGGCAAACGGAACGTATCAGATCATCCTTATGGATATCCAGATGCCTGTGATGAACGGCTACGATGCGGCAAGAGTGATACGAAGGATGGGCGACCCCCAAAAGGCGAATATCCCCATTGTCGCGATGACGGCAAATGCCTTTTCCGAGGACAGACAAGCGGCACTGGATGCCGGGATGAACGACCATATCGCAAAGCCGATCGATATGAACATTCTTGTGTCGACCCTGCGGAAATACCTTTGA